A window of the Hippoglossus stenolepis isolate QCI-W04-F060 chromosome 8, HSTE1.2, whole genome shotgun sequence genome harbors these coding sequences:
- the LOC118113729 gene encoding immunoglobulin superfamily DCC subclass member 3, whose product MGCPSPTDQLGQEQDGGWWGGGHCRLREEEPVSSSVVGGASELAFLKEPNDIIAVRDRPLMLDCQVEGEVPISITWRRNGVPVATGIKATVLGNGTLLIRNFSKRRESNETDAGEYDCAAQNRYGMLISRKARVQLASLPKFLSHPESVAVDEGGVSRLTCQVNGIPEANITWQRDRRPLSTEDPRYTLLPNGVLQITSVQRKDSGLFRCVASNIANTRYSHEAQLSVTVAGSRIYQEPVILSGPQNLTINIHQTAILECIATGNPRPIVSWSRLDGRSMGVEGIQVLGTGNLMISDATVQHSGVYVCSANRPGSRSRRTALGRLVVQAPPEFVQWPQSVSRPAGGSAVFSCTASGVPEPHLIWLKNGKLLTPSGNVKLTNGNTTLAITHITPEDEAIYQCIAENSAGTNQASARLAISQGPELPEAPTGLQATALSSSSLQLTWDQPVEHVSHVIIGYVLHVRRLGEPDSAELQEAVSQSSFTHHFNNLEEATTYDLYLKAYSARGGSQRSNSITATTLGGVPTSPSFFTKVLNQTAMQVYWDLPVPGKLEGFRLEYRRVSNPNVQGQETFPAHVNTHTVSHLEPAAVYDIQLVAFNGNGDSPANRRLVSLNEGGNTAAAGPTCNCDQSDGSVSTLLVGVHSGLACILCCIIFILLGYRRSLFCRKAASWDAPPTLNDVRDPKGHIPENIELSQRCDSAPPPVMVMVEATSPFQPIPGTR is encoded by the exons ATGGGTTGTCCATCTCCCACAGACCAGCTGGGGCAAGAACAAGATGGAggatggtgggggggtggaCATTGTCgcctgagggaggaggag cctgtctcctcctcagttGTGGGTGGAGCATCAGAGCTGGCCTTCCTAAAAGAACCCAATGATATCATTGCGGTGCGGGACCGCCCCCTGATGCTTGACTGTCAGGTAGAAGGGGAGGTGCCTATCTCTATCACCTGGAGAAGGAATGGTGTTCCTGTGGCAACCGGCATCAAGGCAACGGTGCTCGGCAACGGCACGCTGCTCATCAGAAACTTCTCCAAGAGACGAGAGAGTAATGAGACGGATGCAGGAGAGTACGACTGCGCCGCACAGAACCGCTACGGCATGTTGATCAGCCGCAAGGCCCGAGTCCAACTCGCAT CCCTCCCTAAGTTCCTGTCTCACCCAGAGTCCGTTGCTGTGGATGAAGGGGGCGTGTCCAGACTCACCTGTCAGGTAAATGGAATCCCAGAGGCCAACATCACCTGGCAGAGAGATCGACGCCCACTGAGTACAGAGGACCCCAG GTACACTCTGCTTCCTAACGGCGTCCTGCAGATCACCAGCGTTCAGCGAAAAGACAGTGGCTTGTTTCGCTGTGTCGCCTCAAACATCGCCAACACTCGATACAGCCACGAGGCACAGCTGTCTGTGACTG TTGCAGGATCCAGAATCTACCAGGAGCCTGTCATCCTGTCTGGACCTCAGAACCTCACCATCAACATCCACCAGACGGCCATCTTGGAGTGTATCGCCACAGGGAACCCCCGCCCCATTGTGTCCTGGAGTCGCCTCG atggcCGCTCCATGGGTGTGGAGGGGATCCAGGTTCTGGGAACAGGAAACTTGATGATCTCTGATGCGACTGTGCAACATTCAGGAGTTTATGTTTGTTCAGCGAACAGACCAGGAAGTCGCTCGAGAAGAACAGCGCTCGGACGACTCGTCGTTCAAG ctcctccagagtttgTGCAGTGGCCGCAGTCTGTCTCcagaccagcagggggcagtgcTGTCTTCAGCTGTACAGCATCTGGCGTCCCTGAACCGCACCTCATTTGGCTGAAGAACGGCAAACTGCTGACACCCAGCGGCAACGTCAAACTGACCAATGGAAACAC gacactTGCCATCACTCACATCACGCCCGAGGACGAGGCCATCTATCAGTGCATCGCTGAAAACAGCGCCGGGACAAACCAGGCCAGTGCTCGTCTCGCCATCAGCCAGGGGCCCGAACTCCCTGAGGCCCCCACCGGGCTCCAGGCGACGGCCCTGAGCTCGAGCAGCCTGCAGCTGACGTGGGATCAGCCCGTGGAACACGTCAGTCACGTGATCATTGGATACGTTCTGCACGTGCGACGACTCGGAG agccggacagtgcagagctgcaggaggccgTCAGTCAAAGCTCCTTCACACACCACTTCAACAACCTGGAGGAGGCCACCACGTACGACCTTTACCTGAAGGCCTACTCTGCTCGGGGGGGAAGTCAGAGGTCCAACAGCATCACAGCCACCACGCTGGGAGGAG TTCCCACTTCTCCCAGTTTCTTCACGAAGGTTCTGAACCAGACAGCGATGCAGGTGTACTGGGACCTGCCGGTGCCTGGGAAGCTGGAGGGCTTCAGACTGGAGTACCGCAGGGTTTCTAACCCCAACGTCCAGGGACAGGAAACCTTCCCCGCCcacgtcaacacacacacggtgtcCCACCTGG AACCTGCAGCCGTGTATGATATCCAGCTGGTGGCGTTTAATGGCAACGGCGACAGTCCAGCCAACCGGCGCCTCGTGTCTCTGAACGAGGgaggaaacacagcagcag ctggTCCGACCTGTAACTGTGATCAGTCCGATGgatctgtctccactctgctgGTCGGGGTCCACAGTGGCCTCGCCTGCATCCTCTGctgcatcatcttcatcctgcTGGGATACAGACGCAG tttgttctgtAGGAAGGCAGCGAGCTGGGATGCTCCGCCCACCCTGAATGATGTCAGAGATCCTAAAGGTCACATACCTGAAAACATTGAGCTCagccag